The following nucleotide sequence is from Aptenodytes patagonicus chromosome 6, bAptPat1.pri.cur, whole genome shotgun sequence.
ATTTTTGTAGgcttattttaaatatcaaaaggCTGAAGAAATCAAATGCTATTCATTTTGCAGTTTAATAGTGAGACTGTTTTGCTAATTGGTTGGCTGCTTTTCACTGCACACTGTGggtgttttcagtgttttagcTTGCTTAGGCTTAGCACCTTCACTGGTAATAGGTTAAGGAGTCTTTGTTAGTCAGCTGGTAAGAACCAGATCTAGACCTTACTGTGAAATAAGAATTATAAACAAGTCTTCCTCTCTGAGTTTGTAGTTTTCAGACTAATTTTGCATGGGAAGTTTGTAATCTTAGAATGgtaaagaaataaacaagaaacAGCTATTATCTGTTAGATCAGTTTCCTGATctcctttgaaattattttggtaaACAAAACCAAAGGATTGGTAAGGAACTTCTAGGTTAAGAGTCCAGTTTCTGTTATGACAGACATAGGAGTCTGCTTGGAAGATCAAAGTTTCTCTGACCATGTCCTCCTTCTTGGGGTATTCTACTAATCTGTAGTTTTACATTTGGCACCCAGCCTAGTGTCTTCAAATGCAAGGTGTGTACAGCTGAGTGAAGAGCTGGATGAGAATATCAAAGAGCTGCAGTCAATGGAAGAACACCATACTGAGtcaaaggcagagattaaaaaggTAATGTCACTTTGTTCCTGGAGAGTGGGAAAGGCACTTGTGGAGTTAGCTGTTGCTGTGTGTGTCATGTGCCTCAGCAGAGACTGCAGTGTGCAGTTAGCAAAGCTCTAAATGGGATCAAAGGCCAGGAGTGTTGTGGAGGCAGTGATATGCTGAAGGGTAAGCAGCAGATCAGACAGAGGAGGAGTTGAGAGGATGGGTTTGCAGGTTTCTATACATGGCTGTGCGGTTTACTTTGTGAGCATCTGTTAGGCCTACCCCTACATCATGCAGTACTTCTCTACAGTGTGGAGATACTTGAATTAGTGCTGGAGGGACAAATACGCAAAGAAATGAAGGCCTGGAATTCTGAGTTTAAGCCTAATACAGGCTCCCAACAGGATGAAAAACAGGGAGGGAATGGGTTTTGCTGTAATAATGACCTATCACACTTGAGACAGGGCTTCAAATGTGTTCTCGTCCATATGTGAATAAGGGAGTTTGTTTCAGGCTTGATACTTAGACATGAACCAAGGTCTGGAAGAAATGGAGCAGCTCGTCTGCCGTGAGAACCTCACCCTAGTGCTCTGTACACCCAAGGGAGGCATGCCCTCCAAAAGGCTTGACTTTTAATAATGGTCTAGATCAGTTAGTGTGAGAGCTTTCACTGGTGCATGGTTAGAGTAGAAACCTTGTTGGACTTGAGTGGAAAACCTCACTTCTGTGAAAATCTTTCATTCTTTATTCTGAATGTACAGAGGTGCAGATCTTGCCAGAGATGCATGCTTGGTTACACATTTAAACAGCCACACAATAAATGAATCTCCTACAGGCTGCTAGGGAGGAAAGAGAGATTTATTATGGTTGTTTCTATTTTATATACTTGGGAGGCATTGAGGTAACATGGAGATAAATCACCATATGTATAGTATTTACGTGGCTAGGCAGAGATCATCTGGTTCAGTTTTCTAAAATGCTTGTAATTCTCAGAAAAATCCTGGAGGTTTGGGTAGCTAATATTTCTGGCTAATGGAATGCAATACTAGGGAAGAAATTATGCTGTGTTGTTGTTCTGTTATGCCACTGAATAAATATATGGTGTGCCTACCAGAATATTATATGCAATTCAGGTCTGCCATCTCAAAAAGGATTGAGTAAAACAAGATAAGATATGGAAAAAGGTGACCGAAAGGATGGagtgttttttttatacaaggaACAGCTGAATGGAATAGGACTTACCAAACTGGAAAAGAGATAAATGAGATTGaacatactaaaaataaaatcatgccTGTCATGTGGAAAGTAAATAGGGAGTGATTATTCTCCCATAATGCAGGGACTATGGGTCATCAAATGGAGTTATGAAAATAAAGAGGTATATTTTTACCCTGTGCATAGCTAGCTTGTGGAAGTTTGCCATGGGTTGGCTTTAGTTGTGACAAGCTGATATCGATTCAGAAGACTTAGGACAAATTAGTGGAAGAAAAGTCTGGCTAGAGCTATTTAAAGATACCATCTCTGCCTCAGGAAGGCAGAGTGGCAAATTGCAAGGTTATATTATGAAAGTGTTATGGTGCTTGCCCAGTGATGGTAAACCCTTGGGTGTCTGTTGTTGGCCACGGAGGTAGAATGGTGAGCAAAAGAGACTGTGGTTTGATCAATTATGGGTCTTCTCGAGTACTCCACAGCATAACTTATGTCTTGTCCCAGTTGGCAGTTTATGGTGTGGAAAAGGACTGAGATGAGGTGGTTTTCAATCAAGAAGGACAAGCATGCACAGAGGGCTTGTGACAtagagctttttgttttccagtactTAGATTTCACGTTATCATGTGcaatacttttgcttttttgctgaaACGTCTTTCAAAAGCTCATGGGTGGTGTGTGCATATCTTCCTCCAGCTGAAAGAGCAGCTCTCTCAAGCTGAACAAACTCACAGCAGCGAGCTAGAAGGGATGAAAAGGGAAATCTCCAGGTTGACACAAGAGTTACACCAGCGGGACATCACAATTGCGTCTGCAAGTGGCTCCACATCAGACCTAGAACAACGGCTGAGAACAGAGAttgaaagagcagagaggaaagcGGTGGAGCACAGGGTAAAAAAGGCAGAAGACTCTTACGCTGTCTCTTTAAGGGATCTGAAGGCTTGGAATACCACCCTAGTTTTTAGCTTGTTAATagtttccttctctcttcagACTTTGAACAAAGACTTTGAGACCCTTCCGATGAAATCTTCTAATTTATGGTGTTCACTGAATCtgtcttgctgcttcttttcaaaCCTGTAACTGGCAGTCCCACAGAATTCTTTGAGATCACTCATGTTAACTAGGCCTGCATGATGACATCTTTGAAAACTAAAGTAAACGACTGTGCATGGTTATTTGTATGGCCTTCTCTGTAGGGTCTCTGCAGAACTAATGTCCCAAACCTTGCCTTGTACTCATGCTTGAATTGCGGGTGGAAAATGCCTGTAGGGTGTTGTGGGcatgtgttgtgttgtgttgttttttctgaGCTTGTTGTTTGCCTCTGTCTCCTCAGGTAATTCTGGTCCAGCTGGAAACCTTGAGGCTGGAAAACCGTCATCTCTCAGAGATGCTGGAAAAAACAGAGTGCGGTATGCTAGAGGTATGCATTAGGGAGCGGAGATGGGAAGGGGCTAGCGTTGTGTGTCCCCTGCCTGGGAACCGTAATAGTCTTTGCCTAGGCCTCTCAAAATGCTTGGTAGAGTTCAGTGAACTTAAAACCCAAGCAAAAGGGGCGTTATGTGAGGAAATAAGGCCCAGAAATACTGAATGTCTTGTTCAGTCACAGAGTAGTGAGGAGAACTACAGAAACGGAGCCCTCATCTCAGTTTCTTCTCCATGGGGTCTGGCCCATGGTTTTTAGTACATTTTgttacatttccattttatgcCAGTTTACCTCAAACCTCTGATTCTAAATCTCTGATGTCCTTTTGACCTGTCTTCGAGCTGTAACTGCTCTGGTCCTTGCAATTTCTGGGTTGAGAGCATGTTCCCCTCCTGGTGAGGAGCCATTCAGCAGGGCTGTCCCTTGCTCTCCACGGGCAGATTGCAGCCTGGGAATATGGGCTGGATGCCTTGGGGCAATGTGCCGGGAAGGGGCACTGTGGTGGGCTCCTGCTGATGTGGCACTCTTGAGGCTCAATGAGGGCAGCTCGTGCAGAGGGGAGAAGGGGAGCCTGCATGGAAGAGGTGCAGTCTTGGCAGGAATAATACCCTGAATGTAGCTGATTTTAGTGCCTGCGTGAAGGAAGAAATGGCTAGTTTGCAAGTTCTCTCTCATATAAACCAGAATGGATGCCTCACAGGGGCGAGGACTGGATTCAGACAGCTGAAAACCTAATGGGAATATATCATCAGAGTTTTTATCCTGTCAGATCTGTGAGAAGGAAATACTCAGCTCTTAATATTAGTTTGGGGTGATTGTCAAATGTGCCAAGTTCTTGGGAAAGTGTTGAACAAAACCTTGTGGCTGGTgagatggagaaaaaacaaagctttctgGAGGGCTGATTTGAGACTGAAATGACCTAAGGCCCATTACTTTCTGCTTGAAGTGCCTGGTGGGCTTTTGCCTGCCTGACTTAGAAAAACTTGATATCAAAGTGCAAAGCAAGAAAtctgtttgtttttgggtttgtttttttttaaaaaaagccccatGGCACAGGAGCTACCTATCTTGGCCAGGTTCTCCTAATGCACATTTGGAGAGATCTTAGATACAGCAGTGATGAGAATGAATTAAGCATCTAAATTGGCAAAAAGAAAGTGGGAATGTCACAGGAGTAGAAACAATGGAAATTATATCCACCTAGCCTAGTAAGGAGAAGATGGGGAGAAGCAAGCTGTTCagagtttcaaaaagaaaaaaataattctcttttacCAGTGAAAGTTTCTAAAGGGCTATGGGTCATCCCAGGTGGGGAGGCGTATGCACAGCCTTTCGTAATTGTTACCGTAGGCCTTTGCTAATTTGAGTGAGGGGATCTAGAATTGTTCTTGCAAACAGCTTTGCTGGTAGATCACATGGAAGGTAGTTTCTCTCTGAGAGTGGTTACTTCTCATCAACAGCTAAGCCACTGGGATATGTGTTTCTTTACACCCGTAGGAAGTATCTGGCAGAGCGTGCTACTCTGATACCTGGAGAGTTGCTCGGACTGAGACAGTTTACTGGGGGTGCCACCTGAGTGTTCCCAGCTTTGGCTGAGAGGCTTGCATCTTAGCTAAGTGAGGGAATCGTAGACTGTATATCTGGAGGAGAACTCGAGGTCATGTAGTCCTTCTCATTATCCCAAGGCCAGAGGCAGATACATCTGAACTATTCTTGGTctatattttcctgtttttaaaagcatccaGTGATGAGAGAGAATTCCTTTTCTAGGCAGATCAGCACAGCGTGTCTGGATGCAGACACAATAAGGCATATATAATTGATTTGCTCATATGAAAGCCTTGAAAATTTTGCCAGTCAAAATTGGGATTAGACGATATGCCTTAAGGAATCACTTGATGGCCTTTGCTCTGGATTTGACTATGGTGTCTTGCAAATCAGAAGTTTAGACTTCAGCCCTTCTCTGTCTATTAGGGAAAAGAGGTCACCCTAAGAGCACTCAGTGAAGACTATGCTGTTgaactaaataaattaaaatctcagAACCAGCAATTGCAGAAGGATCTAGCAGAGGCCAGAGCAAAACTGGAGCTCACTTGGCAGGTCCGCCAGGATGAACCTGAGGGCACTGCTCAGCAGGTGCAAGACAAAGAGCCCGAGGCCAGGGATGTGCAGTACAGGTGAGTGTTGCATGACCCCAAGGATGCTGCTTCCTTATTATGAAGGAGAACAGAAGGCATGGGGATGTGTGGGTTTTTGATGATGTGCTTTATGTATAGTATCTATCTCCAGCACATAGCACATATGGGAGAACACAAAGGAGTGTTTTGGAATCTGCCTTTATGCTTTAAGTAGTGCAATAGCTTTTAGTCCCAGCTGGTTTGCTAGTCCCAGCTAGCAAAGCCAGCTAGTATTTGACTGTCTTTTGActgcctttgcctttttctttgatTGAGAAGCAGTATGTGCTCTTTTTGGTGAAGGGATTAGATTTGGCCCAGGTGGCTGTGCTCCTTTCTTTTGCAGTACTAGGATGTGCAGACTGTAGTTTTTGGTATCTAAAATAGCAGAAGAGTGAGAGAGAACTCCCTAGAGACTGGATGCGCATCTGGAAGTCCTATGGAAACGAGCCAGTTTGGATTGCCAGGGCTATTAGTAACCTTTATGTTAATTGTTATCTCTGTGCAAGTTTTTGCTGAAGTTCAGCTGCTAAGAGGCAAACTGTCAAACAGTTAATGTGTTCAAACCTGCCTTCTAGGACAACtggggaagcacagcacaaacaTGATGAACAAGCAGAGAGAATGCATCACAAGCCTGATGGGACTATTCAGCATCATCAAGGGGAGCCCCAGCGATGGGGGGCTGCTGAAATAGGAACTGTGACCTCTGAGACGGGTGAGCTGCCCACCCAAACCAGCAGGAAGAACTGCATGGAGTCACTTGCTTTGGGCGCCTTGCTGGGAACGGATTCTTTGCTCCATGTGCTGGATGGAAACAAAGATTTCGCAGATGAAGCATCTAAGCAGCCCATCTCAAATGATCAGAGAGAATCTGTGCCTTTGGTAAGCAGTTGTATAGAAGCTGGTTGCTATTCAACAGCTGAGAATATAGCTGGGTTCTCATCTGGTAAAAGGAGCCAGATTTTTTAATGTATGGTTTGGCTACATGCTGGATATGATTCTTTAGGCATACATCAAActaaacagggaggaaaaaaccactgCTGGATGGTTAATACTTGGACAGTGGGAGCCATGTGGTTATTATTCAGAACTCTCTGGGGAAGGGCTTTGTGTTTGGTTTAACTGATAAGCTAATTCCAGAAGCTCATGGTTCTCTCCGTTCTGATGCTGTACATCAGTGGGTACCATGAACTGCTTTTGTCACATCAGAATTCTGCTTCAGCTTTTGGCTTGGGTCTGTAGTAGAGGCTCAGAGTGTATGTAGAGTGCTGAGTATTTCAACATACAGTTTCTGGGTGAATCTGAAAGCTGGTGCTGCACATCTGCGTTCACTGTAATGCACGGGGTGAGTTTGACCCCTCTGAATGGGACTGCGGTAGTCATCATACTGAACTTAAAGCCACTTATGCCAGCTGATAGGAAAGCCTGAAATCAGTGCTTCACTGCACAAGGGAAGGCTATTATTTTTCCCAGTCGATGGTTATACTTTTTTAGTAGGGAGCAGTGTTGGCACCTTCTCTGACCTTTTACCTCAGCTCAGTTGCTGGAGCACTTGCCCAAGATACAGGAAATTTGGACTCGATCACTTCTTGCTTGTGGTGTTTAAGACCATATATCCCAGTACACCCTGTAATGACTAGGTTGTAGACTGACTTGAGCAGGGAGGGGAATGGAAGAGGGTCACTGACAGTAACTGTCATACCCTGGGTCAGACAGGGCTGTAGTAGTTCAGGGAGGGGAGAATCCTGGGTGCTGATCCTTGCTCTAGATGTGTTGCTACTAGCAGTCTTTGGAGTATTTTCTCCTCTGGTTGTGTGTTGTTAGCAGTGACAATAGCTATTTTGTGGGGAGCCCAGAGAAAAGTCTCTAAGGCTGATGCATAGATAAGCAGAGGCATGTCAGGTTTGTAGATTTTGACGAGGTTTACTACCAAGAATAGGTCTTGATTGTTTCAAGACTAAAGTAGCTTGTGGGCATGTCCAGAAAACAAACATTGGGAGCTTAGGGAACTGTAATATTCTAAATGGAAACTCTTCAGACTGCAGGATTGGCATTGAAGTGCGAACAGTTCCACTTCAGGGTCTGAGAAGCTCTAGGGCTTGATGTTTAGTAGAAGAGAATGTGCTGCTTTTTGTCTGAGAGGTAGAAATAAGGTTTCTgaggaaatgcaaatatttctccTGGTGTTGACTGGGACTCCCTGCTCATGGTCAGGCTCCAGTGTCTTTAAGTCAGTTCTTTTAACATTAAGAGGAGAATTCTCATCATTAGGTAATAGTGGGGTGGGAGAGATTTGCTTTTTTCCGCTTCTCTTTGTTCCTGGCTGTTGATAAAAGACCAGAAAACCATGAGACTCCAGGATTTGAAAATAACCGGTTATGTTCTCTTGCCAAGACACTGAGGCAAGTTTTCTGTAATGGAAAGCAGCCCCTTAGTAGCTTTCTAATTCACCTGCCAGCCCCTGTGCAGGAAGCTTCTCTTCATCGACTCGTAAATTAAGCCTAGTTTACAATGTTATTTTTGTAAGTTAAGAACTTGTGGGTCAGTGATGTGAGTAGCCGGAATAGTTCTTGACTGTAAAGGAAAGAATCTGGGATAGTTTATTGACCATTGCTAGCTGAACTGAAGTGGTGTTCAGTGAGCTGCGATGGGAGTTTGGTCTGTACTTCCCCTGTGGGATTGTACCAGCAACCCATTAtttcagggaagaagaggaggtatatgaaagaaagcagagataTCCCCAGTGCTGGTCCAGTCTGGCAGTTCTTTCCCTTCCCTGGAACCCATATTCTGAGGTGATATTGCTCACTGAGATTTTTATGAAGATGAGGAACAAGATGTAGACCTTAAGTGCGAGGCAGGACTAACACACCCAGGACAAAACCCTTGGTATTTTGTAGTGACCTTCTCTAGAGTTATGCTATGATTGCACATGCCATGTCATTCCCTCTCATTTGAAGTGGAGAGGCTGGTAATTGAAGTGAAACTCCAGTTCCCCTAAGTAACCAGTCAATTCCTATTTGATACCTCTGGAGTCAGGGTTCCACCTGTGATGTGCAACAGTTATTTAGGCACATGGAGAGCTTGTTTCTGTTCAGCTCTAGTCCCCCAGTGCCTTAGAGAGGGGAACTACTGGAATGGAAAAGTTATGTGTGCTGAGGTACTGATTTTACTCCCTGCAGTTTTGGCAAAGGCTTGGGAGGCTTTCATTGTTGGTTGGAGACTGTTGAGAGGGACATTTACCTATGATACGAGCATAAGAGCTGAGTGCTTAGTCTGTCGAGTAAGACAGGAATGACACAAGAGCCCTTTAGAAGCATATCTAGTTGTGTGGTTTGCAGATCAGTAGTGTTTCTGACTGAAACTCGGAATGAGAGAATACCTGAtattcctttgtttccttttagtGTCCCCTGCCTACAGCTTCAGTTGGATCGATAGCTGCAAGATACCTGGAAGAAGAAGAACTAAGATCCCAGCACATCCTGGAGTGCCTAAATGCTCACATTGAGGAACTGAAAAAAGAGAGTGGGAAGATAGTGAGACAGTTTGGACACCAGGAGTAATGTTTCTTAGTGAATTTGAATGCTGGTTTACTTACATGGTTCCAAACTGTGACTGGGGAGGTAGCTATAAACCCATTGCCATTGGAGCTTGAGTGAGAGGCTGTACCTCCCACTTTGAGCTGAATCAGCAGGATGGATATTGAGGAAAGGAAACTCCTCTCTAATGTGTTTGATCTGATGGACACCACAAACGCTTCAGTCAGCTTGCTGTAGGTCAGAAAGCTGCATCAGAGGTACATGTTTGTGCAGTCACTCACAAAGAGATTATGGTGTTTTTTTAGAAGCAAACCATTTGCTAATTTTAATATaaagtattttaagtatattttatacatgtaaaagcattgaaataaaacaaaatggaaaaacacCTCTTTTCTTGTTCATACAAATATACAGAGTAAATCTCTTGTGGCTTATCTTGCCTTCTCATCAGGAACTTTGATCAATACCTTTtccatcctttccctcccagagTAGCTATGTTCTTCAAGGAACAAGGAATATAATTCCTATTTCCTTTAGGCTACCTGTATTTTCTCCAGTTAATTTTCCCTTTGTGGAATTTCTTAGTATTTCCAGGTTCTTCCAACTTCTGCCCTTTACTGTTTGTATAGTATCTGGCGTCTTTATCTTGCCTTGCACATTGCTGGAAGTACTGCAAAATAGCTGAGGAATGAATGGCTGAATTCTGATTGTGGTCACAGCTCTTATAAAAGAAAGGAGAGTAGTTGGAACTGGAAATGAAATTGTATGGGAGGAGAACCCACAAACAAGTGAGATTCATCTGTATGGCAGATGTAATTGCAGCTGCTGTGTAGGCTGCTATCAGCCTGTTCTGAATCTAGGCAGTCTCGGACACTGTCCAGTCAAGCTGAACTGCTGCATTAAAATACATCTGTGACCTGTTTTGAGGAATATATTCAGTCCTTCCTCAAGAAAAGTAAGTTGTTAATGAGTGAACAGGACCTGTTTCCTGTGGACTTGCCTTTCTTGCAGGGGCACTCTGCAGTTCTTCTGTGGCTGAGCCTTTACAACCTTTGTACAGGCAAACCTAGGGACAGAGAAATCCCTTCTCCATCACTGTAAGTTTCCTGTTCCTTTCCACCAGCTTCACCTTGCCCTAGAGCAGCTTAAGGCTGTCCAGAAAAAGGAATTCAAAAGCAACATGCGCGTGCAAAAACCAACCATCAGATTAGGCAGATGAGTTCAGCAAAGGTCATGCCTGTGTGCAGACTGCAGCCTCTTCGTCATGCCATAAAATGGAACTGCACTTGGTCAAGCAATTCTGCATTCCAGAGTTGAAAAACATTTGAATCAACAAGTccttttattttggctttcttctgGAGTTCTTTGAGCAAGGATAAAACCTTCAAATCCATTCTGGATTCTCATTGTGCAGTCTTTGTAATGAGGTGTTTTAACTGCCCACAACTGGGGATAAACTGTGGTTGTGCATTTTGCACATAGTCAGCATTGGCCTTGGTTCCTGTTCAGAGCTGTCCACAGGTAAGCATTTTTGGAACATCTACCTTAACTGTCCCGATCTCAAGTAAGGGCTTGTTGATCATGGGGCATTTTGACAAAAACTGAACGGCTAAATAGAACAAACTTTTTCCCCTTACTGCATGAACCTATAGATCCATTGAGTATGTGGTATGCCAGAGCTCTTGGGGATTCCTCGTGTCCTTCAGtggtgacatttttttaaatgataccttacaAACCATTTTATATTTCCTGAAGATTTAAGTAAGCTACACCATGCACTAAGTGTTTTCAGAAGTTTAGAAGACATTTTGGCTCATTAGTGATGTTTGCTTCCATATCGCTTTCCTTTAGAGATATTTAACAGTTCATGTTGGCAGAAGTGAAGAGCGAAACTGAAGATGATCCATTTGTTTAATTAGCAGCTATAATCCTACAGTATTTATCAATTTCTAATACATGTAATAAGCAGCTTCATTCAGGGAGCAGGCTGTAAAAATTTGATCTAAAGAGTAAAATTTGCAACAGGGGAACTGCCGAATTACTTCTCTGTGCTGGTGTATGTGCTCTGTCTTTCCCACCTTCTCTCTCTGCAGGTACACAATGCCACAGGCTCTTGTGTGCCTGCTGTTTCTGGAGTTGCTGTGCATGGACAACAGGAGAGGAGGACAGAGGTTGAGCAAGGCAGTATGATGAGTTGAACAGTTTCCTGCTCTCACTGCATTGCTCATTTTTAAGCTTGTTTCTTTCTCACGGCCAGCATGGAAATAGAGCATCTGATTGTATACTAAGCATATTTGTTCGATGGGTGAGGAAGCTAGCTCGTGAGTAGATGGAAGTGCAGAGATACACTTGCCAGAGATAAAAACTTGTTCTGCACATACTTAATTTACCTTCACTGAGAAACAAGATGTTTGCAAAACTGAGTGATCTGAATTCATAGTGCTAAGTAATTGCACTTCTTGGTGGTGTAGGGATTACAAAAACTGTTCAGTCCTAAGGCCTGCCAAGGGAGACCTCTGACTGAAATGGGAGAGCTGGTAGTCCTGAGATAACCGGGAAGTCTGTTCCAGAGATGTTCTCCTGGTGTTAGTCTTGGCTGTGCTGAAGAATCTGCATTTTTTATGAGGGGGAGGAGAAGTAGTTTGGTTTATCCTGGAGGGAGATGTTACAGCAAGTACAGACTTCTGTGGTGCTTTTATCTGGGGCTGGAGGGTTTCTCAGGCATTCTTCTCTGCCTTTGCAGTGTCAAACATCCCTTGGAATAATCACTTGGCCCTGGAAGCTTTATAATTAATGAAGCTGGAGCgggtttttttgtgtctttgAACTCATGCCTTCAACAGCACTAAAGAGTTTCTTACACATTTGCAGGGCTGAGCcagatgtttgttttctgtttgaaacaaaaatgtggAAATTTATTTGCAGTACTCCTGTTTGTACCAGCCTAGCATCTCAAAAGTGGGAAGCCGTTGCAGGCTCTGTCTCTTTAGTGTGCTACAGCTGCTGTTCTGTGGGTGTGACAGTGCTTTGGGTCAGTCTTTACTTTGAAGGGTTAAATGAGTCTGTCTGTGCCTGTATACATGTGTATAATTGCAGGTGCCTGGGTTTTGCAGTGTTGTGTAGGGGGAGGAAGGAATACTCCCTGAGACCTTGCTAGGTAGGGGGCAATAGTGTATAAACTGTCCTTTCTGCTCCCttaggataattttttttcccctctgccatCTTGAGACAGAGCATGTGGGGTTAGAGAGAGACCTTGTGAAAGGGAGTCTTTGAGATGAGGAGCAGGGACCGCATTCATACTGGTGTCGCCCTGCAGAGAGGCTTTACCATGGCTGCCCACTAGTTGTGCCTGTTTGTATACGTGTAAATGAACATCAAGTATTTGGCTGCAT
It contains:
- the CEP63 gene encoding centrosomal protein of 63 kDa isoform X4, with product MEALLEGMQRNGQGSGFLTSCEAELQELMKQIDIMVAHKKSEWEGQTQALEACLSVREQELSSARAALQEKYKEVGMLRHQVEGMEKAKQDMVREYEQQLKKFQEELSRLRRSYEKLQKKQLREARGEANKRQGEDQFEMSRLTRKLEEFRQKSLDWEKQRLLYQQQVASLEAQRKALAEQSELIQTQLANRKQILESVELASRSEIQHLTSKLERANDAICANELEVERLNMRVDDLTENNRMILEDQQRVQEELRQSKKMLEVLQDEKMELRATLQSQEDFIDSSKLHQEQLQKELARVTETLCTKELLIRALEERLQEKQLSSPGLELEHILLRLDVAQKKEQHLQSEVTHLENSLVSSNARCVQLSEELDENIKELQSMEEHHTESKAEIKKLKEQLSQAEQTHSSELEGMKREISRLTQELHQRDITIASASGSTSDLEQRLRTEIERAERKAVEHRVILVQLETLRLENRHLSEMLEKTECGMLEGKEVTLRALSEDYAVELNKLKSQNQQLQKDLAEARAKLELTWQVRQDEPEGTAQQVQDKEPEARDVQYRTTGEAQHKHDEQAERMHHKPDGTIQHHQGEPQRWGAAEIGTVTSETGELPTQTSRKNCMESLALGALLGTDSLLHVLDGNKDFADEASKQPISNDQRESVPLCPLPTASVGSIAARYLEEEELRSQHILECLNAHIEELKKESGKIVRQFGHQE
- the CEP63 gene encoding centrosomal protein of 63 kDa isoform X5; amino-acid sequence: MRMLSRLRRSYEKLQKKQLREARGEANKRQGEDQFEMSRLTRKLEEFRQKSLDWEKQRLLYQQQVASLEAQRKALAEQSELIQQTQLANRKQILESVELASRSEIQHLTSKLERANDAICANELEVERLNMRVDDLTENNRMILEDQQRVQEELRQSKKMLEVLQDEKMELRATLQSQEDFIDSSKLHQEQLQKELARVTETLCTKELLIRALEERLQEKQLSSPGLELEHILLRLDVAQKKEQHLQSEVTHLENSLVSSNARCVQLSEELDENIKELQSMEEHHTESKAEIKKLKEQLSQAEQTHSSELEGMKREISRLTQELHQRDITIASASGSTSDLEQRLRTEIERAERKAVEHRVILVQLETLRLENRHLSEMLEKTECGMLEGKEVTLRALSEDYAVELNKLKSQNQQLQKDLAEARAKLELTWQVRQDEPEGTAQQVQDKEPEARDVQYRTTGEAQHKHDEQAERMHHKPDGTIQHHQGEPQRWGAAEIGTVTSETGELPTQTSRKNCMESLALGALLGTDSLLHVLDGNKDFADEASKQPISNDQRESVPLCPLPTASVGSIAARYLEEEELRSQHILECLNAHIEELKKESGKIVRQFGHQE